The Pogona vitticeps strain Pit_001003342236 chromosome 6, PviZW2.1, whole genome shotgun sequence genome contains a region encoding:
- the COMMD3 gene encoding COMM domain-containing protein 3: MELSESVQSGLQILADRGRFSPRAYAVLVETAFRSLLSGQADQAALDHPDLEQIDPAVLKYCHAAAATCIAEAGKQGADKSAISTFLEDCKFDRERIEQFCTEYQKNKDNLEILLGSTGRCPQHINDVCWRLEYQIKTNQLHKNYCPTYLVTLNVENNDSRSHPDIDFSCSMEQLQDLVGKLKDAAKSLERTTQQ, translated from the exons ATGGAGCTGTCGGAGTCTGTGCAGAGCGGCTTGCAGATCCTCGCCGATCGTGGCCGCTTCTCCCCGAGAGCTTATGCGGTTCTGGTGGAGACTGCTTTCCGGAGCTTGCTCAGCGGGCAGGCCGACCAGGCCGCCTTAG ATCACCCAGACTTGGAACAAATTGATCCAGCAGTACTAAAATATTGCCATGCAGCAGCTGCAACTTGTATAGCAGAAGCTGGAAAGCAGGGAGCTGACAAATCTGCCATAAG CACCTTTCTAGAGGACTGTAAGTTTGACAGAGAAAGAATTGAACAATTTTGCACTGAATACCAG AAAAATAAAGATAACTTGGAAATATTATTGGGAAG TACAGGCAGATGTCCACAacatataaatgatgtttgttgGCGTTTGGAATATCAGATCAAG ACAAATCAACTTCATAAAAACTATTGCCCTACCTATCTGGTGACCTTAAATGTAGAG AACAATGACTCAAGATCTCACCCAGACATTGATTTTAGTTGTTCTATGGAGCAGTTACAG GATTTAGTTGGAAAACTAAAAGATGCAGCTAAAAGCCTAGAGAGAACAACTCAGCAGTGA